In the genome of Dehalococcoidia bacterium, the window TACATCTAATTCACTCCAAATGCGGGCTATTTTACCCCGCTGTTCTAACCTTTCCCATACCGTCTTTGCTTTGGCACTCGCTTCCTCTTGTCAATCTGGTCTAGCAGGGCAAGGATCGCCTTCGCATTCGCGGGGTAGCGTTGCCCCGCCTTCCACTTCTCGGCGGCGCTCACAGTGACGCCCAGTTCATCCGCCAGGGCCGCGACTGTCCAGCCCCT includes:
- a CDS encoding helix-turn-helix transcriptional regulator encodes the protein MNDVQKAMAALQARGWTVAALADELGVTVSAAEKWKAGQRYPANAKAILALLDQIDKRKRVPKQRRYGKG